The proteins below are encoded in one region of Streptomyces ficellus:
- a CDS encoding TetR/AcrR family transcriptional regulator — MGRVRLSVAERREELLRAAVEQIEARGVAAVRIADVASALGVSNALVLYHFSTKEKLVAAAFAYAAEGDLAHLRRLLGRRTTATRRLRAAVHWYAPTGRAKGWRLWIEGWAAALREPALRVVAQDLDRQWKAALTEVIAQGAAAGEFRCEDPSAAAWRLTAFLDGLAVQMTAYAAPFTRAAMLAWADEALAREIGRPAAPPDAPRR, encoded by the coding sequence GTGGGCAGAGTGCGGTTGAGCGTGGCCGAGCGGCGCGAGGAGCTGCTGCGAGCCGCCGTCGAGCAGATCGAGGCACGGGGTGTGGCAGCCGTGCGGATCGCCGACGTGGCTTCCGCGCTGGGCGTGAGCAACGCGCTGGTGCTGTACCACTTCTCCACCAAGGAGAAGCTCGTCGCGGCCGCCTTCGCGTACGCCGCCGAGGGCGACCTCGCGCACCTGCGCCGGCTGCTGGGGCGCCGGACCACGGCCACCCGCCGGCTGCGCGCGGCCGTGCACTGGTACGCCCCGACGGGCCGGGCCAAGGGGTGGCGGCTGTGGATAGAGGGCTGGGCGGCGGCCCTGCGCGAACCGGCGCTGCGGGTGGTCGCCCAGGACCTGGACCGGCAGTGGAAGGCGGCGCTGACCGAGGTGATCGCGCAGGGGGCGGCGGCCGGCGAGTTCCGGTGCGAGGATCCCTCGGCCGCGGCCTGGCGGCTGACCGCGTTCCTCGACGGCCTCGCCGTCCAGATGACCGCCTACGCGGCGCCCTTCACCCGCGCCGCGATGCTGGCCTGGGCCGACGAGGCCCTCGCCCGCGAGATCGGCCGCCCCGCGGCCCCACCGGACGCGCCCCGCCGATGA